The Bradyrhizobium sp. WBAH42 genome includes a window with the following:
- a CDS encoding ABC transporter substrate-binding protein: MRKTLALVAVAVGITVAPAARADITIGFVTSLSGNGSSIGIPYGRGINAAYEYKKSVNGETVRLIQLDDGSDPSAATRNARKLVEEEKVDLLIGTATAPSTIAMAAVASELKVPMIAVSPIVKLPDTPEQWVVSVPQPASLLVKIIADRMKRDGMKNIGYIGFSDAWGDLVYNGAKAAESADGIKIQTNERYARTDTSVTAQILKVMAARPDAVLDGGSGTQGALPLLSLAERGFKGNTYGTVALVNPDFVNVGGKAAEGIQVSAGPVIVAEQLPDEHFAKKIALDFRSVYQKTHNIPTTDGFSAYSFDAWLIFANAAERALKSAKPGTIEFRAALRDAILSTKELPGVHAVYNFKQGAATGVDERSLVVVRLTGGTWKYVP, from the coding sequence ATGCGCAAGACCCTGGCCTTAGTGGCAGTTGCAGTTGGAATCACCGTCGCGCCGGCGGCGCGGGCCGACATCACCATCGGCTTCGTCACCTCGTTGAGCGGCAACGGCTCCTCGATCGGCATCCCCTATGGGCGCGGCATCAATGCCGCCTACGAGTACAAGAAATCGGTCAATGGCGAGACCGTCCGCCTGATCCAGCTCGACGACGGGTCCGATCCCTCGGCGGCGACGCGCAACGCGCGCAAGCTCGTGGAGGAGGAGAAGGTCGACCTGCTGATCGGCACCGCAACGGCGCCCTCGACGATCGCGATGGCGGCCGTCGCAAGCGAACTGAAGGTGCCGATGATCGCGGTCTCACCGATCGTCAAGCTGCCCGACACGCCGGAGCAATGGGTGGTCTCGGTGCCGCAGCCAGCGTCACTGCTCGTCAAGATCATCGCCGATCGCATGAAGCGCGATGGCATGAAGAACATCGGCTATATCGGCTTCTCGGATGCGTGGGGCGACCTCGTCTACAACGGCGCCAAGGCGGCGGAATCGGCCGACGGCATCAAGATCCAGACCAACGAACGCTATGCCCGCACCGACACCTCCGTCACCGCGCAGATCCTCAAGGTCATGGCCGCTCGGCCCGACGCCGTGCTCGACGGCGGCTCCGGCACGCAAGGCGCACTGCCTCTGCTCAGCCTTGCCGAGCGCGGCTTCAAAGGAAATACCTACGGCACGGTGGCACTGGTCAATCCGGATTTCGTCAACGTGGGCGGCAAGGCGGCCGAGGGGATTCAGGTCTCGGCGGGGCCCGTGATCGTCGCCGAACAGCTACCCGATGAGCATTTTGCCAAGAAGATCGCGCTGGATTTCCGCAGCGTCTACCAGAAGACCCACAACATTCCGACCACCGACGGCTTCTCGGCTTACTCCTTCGACGCCTGGCTGATCTTCGCCAACGCGGCCGAGCGCGCGCTCAAGTCGGCAAAGCCGGGGACGATCGAGTTCCGCGCCGCACTCCGGGATGCCATCCTCAGCACCAAGGAGCTGCCGGGGGTGCATGCCGTCTACAATTTCAAGCAAGGCGCCGCGACCGGCGTCGACGAGCGCTCCCTCGTCGTCGTCCGGCTGACCGGCGGCACCTGGAAGTACGTGCCGTAA
- a CDS encoding SDR family NAD(P)-dependent oxidoreductase, producing the protein MIDPIEPPRRKNPLLRTRLPTAPPRARSRTSHGFTRAAAEGHFMLQRCEGCGAFTYPAREACPSCLSAALAFVDAPARGVLLAHTTAHVPSDVYFRERAPWRVGLVKMDCGPTVVAHLHADCIEGAPVRMSFQLDKSGQAVAFARPEGETPNMADDRQWREMTADPKFRRVLVTSGRSAVGREVALALKAAGTKTVFVGIAEPWRPFAGEELLRGQEGIELLPLDAADEKSTGDLAADIGGKVDILVNTIDYVRPGGLLDRKGTSIARDEIDQAYLGFINLAQAFGPAMRMRGADGINNSVAWVNILSVHALANWPAFGAYSASQAACLSLSHCLRAELRPGGIKLMNVFTGPVDTEWFQTVPPPKVAPRAIAQAVVAGLRNGLEEMYVGDVAQEIRQRLAANPKALERELDR; encoded by the coding sequence ATGATCGATCCGATTGAACCGCCTCGACGCAAGAACCCGCTGCTGCGGACGCGCCTGCCGACCGCGCCGCCGCGCGCCCGCAGCAGGACCTCGCACGGCTTTACGCGCGCTGCCGCCGAAGGGCACTTTATGCTCCAGCGCTGCGAGGGCTGCGGCGCCTTCACCTATCCGGCGCGCGAGGCGTGCCCGTCGTGCCTGTCCGCCGCGCTTGCGTTCGTCGACGCGCCGGCCCGCGGCGTGCTGCTGGCGCACACCACGGCGCACGTGCCGAGTGACGTCTATTTCCGGGAGCGGGCGCCCTGGCGCGTCGGCCTCGTCAAGATGGATTGTGGTCCGACCGTCGTGGCGCATCTTCATGCCGATTGTATCGAGGGTGCTCCCGTCCGCATGTCGTTTCAGCTCGACAAGAGCGGTCAGGCGGTGGCCTTTGCCCGACCCGAAGGGGAGACGCCCAATATGGCTGACGACAGGCAGTGGCGCGAAATGACTGCCGATCCCAAATTTCGGCGCGTGCTCGTGACCAGCGGCCGCAGTGCCGTCGGGCGGGAGGTCGCCTTGGCGTTGAAGGCCGCGGGGACCAAGACCGTGTTCGTGGGCATCGCCGAGCCGTGGCGGCCGTTTGCCGGCGAAGAGCTGCTGCGCGGGCAGGAGGGCATCGAGCTCTTACCCCTCGACGCCGCCGATGAAAAATCAACCGGTGATCTCGCCGCCGATATCGGCGGCAAGGTCGACATCCTCGTGAATACGATCGACTATGTGAGGCCCGGCGGCTTGTTGGACCGCAAGGGCACGAGCATCGCGCGCGACGAGATCGATCAGGCTTATCTCGGCTTCATCAATCTCGCACAGGCCTTCGGACCCGCGATGCGGATGCGGGGAGCGGACGGCATCAATAACAGCGTTGCCTGGGTCAACATCCTGTCCGTCCACGCGTTGGCGAACTGGCCCGCCTTCGGCGCTTACTCCGCCTCGCAAGCCGCCTGCCTGTCGCTCTCGCATTGTCTTCGCGCCGAGCTTCGGCCCGGCGGCATCAAGTTGATGAACGTCTTCACGGGGCCAGTCGACACGGAGTGGTTTCAGACCGTGCCGCCGCCGAAGGTGGCGCCGCGGGCGATCGCGCAGGCGGTCGTGGCCGGGCTCAGGAACGGACTCGAGGAAATGTATGTCGGAGACGTCGCCCAGGAGATTCGGCAGCGTCTGGCGGCCAATCCGAAAGCGCTCGAGCGCGAGCTCGACCGGTAA
- a CDS encoding cyclase family protein — protein MHGKALLDLAGAIASDAVRVIDLSFTLSPEFPVIVLPPEFGQAAPVRIQEISRYDARGPAWYWNNVTFGEHTGTHFDAPIHWFTGKDLANNAVDTMPAKDMIAPACVIDCSAQAALDPDFVLTVPIVEAWEAEHGRIPARHWVLLRTDWSKKGWRDYSNLRDDGAHTPGPNAAVMKWLVEERGIIGFGTETIGTDAGQAGHFEPPYPAHHFLHGAGRYGLQCLCNLDQLPATGAIIVASPLKIQNGSGSPLRVIALVSST, from the coding sequence ATGCACGGCAAGGCTCTCCTGGATCTCGCGGGCGCGATCGCTTCGGACGCGGTGCGCGTCATCGACCTGAGCTTCACGCTCAGCCCCGAATTTCCCGTGATCGTGCTGCCGCCCGAATTCGGCCAGGCGGCGCCGGTGCGCATCCAGGAGATCTCGCGCTATGACGCACGTGGCCCGGCCTGGTATTGGAACAACGTGACCTTCGGCGAGCATACCGGCACGCATTTCGACGCGCCGATACACTGGTTCACCGGCAAGGACCTCGCCAACAATGCGGTCGATACCATGCCGGCCAAGGACATGATCGCGCCCGCCTGCGTCATCGATTGCTCCGCGCAGGCGGCTCTGGATCCGGACTTCGTGCTCACGGTGCCGATCGTCGAGGCCTGGGAAGCCGAGCACGGCCGAATTCCGGCCCGGCACTGGGTGCTGCTGCGGACGGACTGGTCGAAGAAGGGCTGGCGCGATTATTCGAACCTCCGGGACGACGGGGCGCACACGCCGGGTCCGAATGCAGCCGTGATGAAATGGCTGGTGGAGGAGCGCGGCATCATCGGTTTCGGCACCGAGACGATCGGCACCGATGCAGGACAGGCCGGGCATTTCGAGCCGCCTTATCCGGCGCATCATTTCCTCCACGGTGCGGGCCGCTACGGCCTGCAATGCCTGTGCAACCTGGATCAGCTTCCTGCGACTGGAGCGATCATCGTCGCCTCCCCGCTGAAGATCCAGAACGGCTCGGGCAGTCCGCTGCGCGTGATCGCGCTGGTTTCGTCCACGTGA
- a CDS encoding aspartate/glutamate racemase family protein: MRIFWQSFVDASVNAPYMARLSEYLNSIAASGTTVHVEGISPPDREFGRLAELRCAVQAIDNGIAAEEQGFDAFVMGHFQDPGLYELRATLDIPVIGAGEATLLAASQLGRRLGLVTLDPVFEVWHYEQAERYGLGGRVVHVTGLGCKPEDFADAFAGDQAAHARMIEDFVACALPLVERGADVVIPAGVLPGLLIGREHGLKVGHAPVVNCAAVALKSAEMWVQLRRLNGTEPSRGPSFRRASALARDDFRALLSRNRR, encoded by the coding sequence ATGCGCATCTTCTGGCAGAGCTTCGTTGATGCGAGCGTGAACGCGCCTTACATGGCGCGGCTGTCGGAGTATCTCAACAGCATCGCGGCATCGGGCACGACGGTCCATGTCGAAGGCATATCACCGCCGGATCGCGAATTTGGCCGGCTCGCCGAATTGCGCTGCGCCGTTCAGGCCATCGACAACGGCATCGCAGCGGAAGAGCAGGGCTTCGATGCATTCGTCATGGGCCACTTCCAGGATCCCGGTCTGTACGAGCTGCGCGCAACGCTCGATATTCCCGTGATCGGAGCCGGCGAGGCGACGCTGCTTGCTGCCTCGCAGCTTGGTCGGCGGCTCGGCCTCGTCACGCTCGATCCCGTTTTCGAGGTCTGGCACTATGAGCAGGCCGAACGTTACGGCCTCGGCGGTCGCGTCGTTCACGTCACGGGCCTCGGCTGCAAGCCCGAGGATTTCGCAGATGCCTTCGCCGGCGATCAAGCCGCGCATGCCCGCATGATCGAGGATTTCGTCGCCTGCGCGTTGCCGCTCGTCGAGCGCGGTGCCGACGTCGTGATACCTGCCGGCGTGCTGCCGGGCCTGTTGATCGGGCGGGAGCACGGTCTCAAGGTCGGGCACGCCCCGGTGGTCAACTGCGCGGCGGTGGCGCTGAAGAGCGCCGAGATGTGGGTGCAGCTCAGGCGCCTCAACGGAACCGAGCCGAGCCGGGGTCCGAGCTTCAGGCGCGCCAGCGCGCTTGCCCGCGACGATTTCCGCGCGCTGCTCTCGCGTAACCGACGTTAG
- a CDS encoding thiolase family protein, translating to MTLSLRTPYDGIVMAAPVTIPYVRYSIDSAQWWIGRALSALVAQAGIRASEIDGLCVSSFTLGTDSGVGLTQHFGLCVRWLDTIPLGGASAIAAVRKAARAVQARDADIVACVAGDTNHVDSFRLTLENFSRFNQDAVYPYGAGGANSSFALIARNYMRTFGVSREDVGRIAVAQRTNALRNPHALMKSALSIEQYLAARPISDPIHLFDCVMPCAGAEAFLVMREDTAASLRLPAAKLLSTIERHNAFADDPMQVRGGWAMDVGELYAMAGVKPDDLDIVQTYDDYPVISMMQFEDLGFCEKGEGAEFVRQHDLTIDGDFPHNTSGGQLSVGQAGAAGAYLGLVEGLRQVLGIAGPTQVRDASLGLASGFGMINYDRGLTSGAAIFAGPSR from the coding sequence TTGACGCTCTCGCTTCGCACACCCTACGACGGCATCGTGATGGCGGCCCCCGTCACGATACCCTATGTGCGCTATTCGATCGACAGCGCTCAATGGTGGATCGGCCGCGCCTTGAGCGCACTCGTTGCGCAAGCGGGCATCAGGGCTTCGGAGATCGACGGATTATGCGTCTCCAGCTTCACCTTGGGGACGGACAGCGGGGTCGGCCTGACGCAGCATTTCGGACTGTGCGTGCGATGGCTCGACACGATTCCGCTCGGCGGCGCCAGCGCCATCGCGGCGGTGCGAAAGGCGGCCCGCGCGGTTCAGGCGCGCGATGCCGACATCGTGGCGTGCGTCGCCGGCGATACCAACCACGTCGATTCCTTCCGCTTGACGCTCGAGAATTTCTCCCGCTTCAACCAGGATGCGGTCTATCCTTACGGCGCGGGCGGCGCGAATTCGAGCTTCGCTCTCATCGCCCGCAACTACATGCGGACCTTCGGAGTTAGCCGTGAGGACGTCGGCAGGATCGCGGTTGCCCAGCGCACGAACGCCTTGCGCAATCCGCACGCGCTGATGAAGTCGGCGCTGTCGATCGAGCAGTACCTCGCGGCGCGCCCCATTTCCGATCCCATTCATCTGTTCGACTGCGTGATGCCTTGTGCCGGCGCCGAGGCATTCCTCGTGATGCGGGAGGACACCGCCGCTTCGCTGCGACTACCCGCGGCAAAACTGCTGTCGACGATCGAGCGGCACAATGCCTTTGCCGATGATCCGATGCAGGTTCGTGGCGGCTGGGCGATGGACGTCGGTGAGCTCTATGCGATGGCCGGCGTCAAGCCCGACGATCTCGACATCGTCCAGACCTACGACGACTATCCCGTCATCTCGATGATGCAGTTCGAGGATCTCGGCTTTTGCGAGAAGGGCGAGGGGGCCGAGTTCGTCCGCCAGCACGATCTCACCATCGACGGTGACTTTCCGCACAACACCTCCGGCGGGCAACTCTCGGTCGGGCAGGCCGGCGCAGCCGGCGCCTATCTCGGTCTCGTCGAAGGGCTGCGGCAGGTCCTGGGAATTGCAGGTCCGACTCAGGTCAGGGATGCGAGCCTCGGCCTGGCGTCCGGCTTCGGTATGATCAATTATGACCGCGGACTTACCTCCGGTGCCGCGATCTTTGCCGGGCCTTCGCGATGA
- a CDS encoding organic hydroperoxide resistance protein, with protein MMTPEKILYDTQVTATGGRDGKAASADGLLSVSLSVPKSLGGPGGEGTNPEQLFAAGYAACFLGAVKLVARTRKVVPSAEPSVTAKVAMGPVPVGYALAVELKVDLPGVERSVAEAVVAGAHERCPYSNATRGNIDVKLTVI; from the coding sequence ATGATGACGCCCGAGAAGATCCTGTACGACACCCAAGTCACGGCGACCGGCGGCCGCGACGGCAAGGCCGCGAGCGCGGATGGCCTGCTGTCGGTGTCGCTGTCGGTGCCGAAATCACTCGGCGGCCCCGGCGGCGAGGGTACCAATCCGGAGCAGCTTTTTGCGGCGGGTTATGCCGCCTGTTTCCTCGGTGCGGTCAAACTCGTGGCGCGCACCAGGAAGGTGGTGCCGTCTGCGGAGCCCTCGGTCACGGCGAAGGTGGCGATGGGACCAGTGCCCGTCGGATACGCGCTGGCCGTCGAATTGAAGGTCGATCTGCCCGGCGTGGAGCGATCGGTGGCGGAAGCCGTCGTTGCCGGCGCGCACGAACGCTGCCCCTATTCGAACGCAACACGCGGCAATATCGACGTGAAGCTGACGGTGATCTGA
- a CDS encoding branched-chain amino acid ABC transporter permease, with translation MTSDIAAILAIDGIATGAIYALVAIGTVLIFTVTRVVFIPFGDIAAFTALTLAALDAKRFPGTGALVVVLACLATLIEMASLARSGELRLAPRALLFYLVLPLAVVGCAWLATRMDPPLAVRLVLALMLITPISPLLDRIVFRPIADGTVLLLLTVSVALHFALVGLGLLFFGPEGVRTEPLTSLSMEFAGVLISGQTMLIVIAALVFSGLLYLFFDFTLVGKSLRATAVNRTGSRLMGIRPARAGTIAYLLGSLMAGVSGILIAPVNTVFYDSGFLIGLKAFVGAIVGGMTSYPGAAIGAVGVGILESFASFESSALKDVIVFSLLIPILIWRSLASLHSEEEIEE, from the coding sequence ATGACGAGCGATATCGCAGCCATTCTTGCGATCGACGGCATCGCCACCGGCGCCATCTATGCGCTGGTGGCGATCGGCACCGTCCTCATATTCACGGTGACGCGGGTCGTGTTCATCCCCTTCGGCGACATTGCGGCCTTCACTGCGCTGACGCTCGCGGCCCTCGACGCAAAGCGCTTCCCCGGAACGGGCGCGCTGGTCGTGGTGCTGGCCTGCCTTGCGACCCTGATCGAGATGGCTTCGCTGGCGCGCTCCGGCGAGCTCCGCCTCGCTCCGCGCGCGCTTCTCTTCTATCTGGTGCTCCCCCTTGCGGTGGTCGGTTGCGCTTGGCTGGCGACGCGGATGGACCCACCCCTCGCCGTCAGGCTGGTGCTCGCGCTGATGCTGATCACGCCGATCTCTCCGCTTCTCGACCGCATCGTTTTCCGCCCGATCGCGGACGGCACGGTGCTGCTGCTGCTGACGGTCTCGGTGGCGCTGCATTTTGCGCTCGTCGGGCTGGGTCTGCTGTTCTTCGGTCCCGAAGGCGTCCGGACCGAGCCGCTGACCTCGCTCTCGATGGAATTCGCCGGCGTCCTGATCTCGGGCCAGACCATGCTGATCGTGATTGCGGCACTGGTCTTCAGCGGCCTGCTCTATCTTTTTTTCGACTTCACGCTGGTCGGCAAATCGCTTCGCGCCACTGCCGTGAACCGGACCGGCTCGCGGCTGATGGGAATCCGCCCGGCGCGCGCCGGCACGATCGCTTACCTGCTCGGTTCGCTGATGGCCGGCGTATCGGGCATCCTGATCGCTCCCGTCAACACGGTGTTCTACGATTCCGGCTTCCTGATCGGCCTCAAGGCGTTCGTCGGTGCGATCGTCGGCGGCATGACCAGCTATCCGGGGGCTGCGATCGGCGCCGTCGGCGTCGGCATCCTGGAAAGCTTCGCATCGTTCGAGAGCAGCGCGCTGAAGGACGTCATCGTGTTCTCGCTGCTGATCCCGATCCTGATCTGGCGATCGCTCGCATCGCTGCATTCCGAGGAGGAGATCGAGGAATGA